The following nucleotide sequence is from Salinispirillum sp. LH 10-3-1.
CTTCCTCTGAAAGACGTAGGCGCGTGGTAACCCACGCGGCACAGATATCGGTTAGTCCGCGCGGTTGGCTGGCTCCAAACTGTTGATGTAAGCCATCAAGTCGTAAAAGGCCTCTCGGTTTTGCACACGCTGCGCAAACAAGCGCATTTGGGACCCATAGTCGTCTCCGGCATGGCTGCCGCGTACTCCGGTATGAAAGTTCGCCAGCTGGCGCGCAAGATACCAATCATGCTGTCCGGCCAAGCGCGGTGCACGGGTATAGTGATTACCTTCACCCTGTGACCCGTGGCAGTCTTTGCAACTGTCGTAATAGGTAGCGCCGCGTGCCACATTACCCTCTATGGTCGGTGGTGCAGGGATTTCAGGTAAGGTGCTGATGTACGCCACCACGTCGCGAATGGCATCGTCGTCAGGTAACAACACCATCATGGCGGCCATTTGCTGCCCAGCGGTGTCTGCCTCGTGCATCCCGCGTACACCGTCACGGTAATAACGTAGCTGGCGCTGCAAGTAGCCGCGTTCCAGCCCACTGAGCCGTGGTGCTTGTAAGCTCGCAACGCCTTCTCCATTTTGGCCATGGCATCCGGCACAGGTAGCGTACAGAGCCTGTCCGTCACTGATGCTTCCCCAATAGGCTTCAGTTTGCGTTTCTGCGAAGGTAGGGTGACTGTTAAGCCATTGTGTGAAGTCTTCAACTTCCTGTACTACTACTCGGCCGCGCATCGCATGGTGCGCCATACCGCACAACTGCATACACACCACTTCAAAATTGCCAATACGCGTGGGTTCCATCCACATGGTGGTGACCATACCCGGCACCATGTCCA
It contains:
- a CDS encoding c-type cytochrome → MNIVIAIVVLVVATVLFHFLSPWWFTPIASNWGAIDTTINITFIITGVVFVIVNLFMAYAIYRFRYQKERKAHYEPESKKLEAWLTGLTALGIAALLAPGLVVWGKFVSPPEDAMTVEVVGRQWHWMYRFPGEDGVLGVTDPRLVSEENPFGISPQDPAGRDDILIVSNTLHLPLHQPIKMKMRSQDVLHNFAVPEFRAKMDMVPGMVTTMWMEPTRIGNFEVVCMQLCGMAHHAMRGRVVVQEVEDFTQWLNSHPTFAETQTEAYWGSISDGQALYATCAGCHGQNGEGVASLQAPRLSGLERGYLQRQLRYYRDGVRGMHEADTAGQQMAAMMVLLPDDDAIRDVVAYISTLPEIPAPPTIEGNVARGATYYDSCKDCHGSQGEGNHYTRAPRLAGQHDWYLARQLANFHTGVRGSHAGDDYGSQMRLFAQRVQNREAFYDLMAYINSLEPANRAD